In Tachyglossus aculeatus isolate mTacAcu1 chromosome 12 unlocalized genomic scaffold, mTacAcu1.pri SUPER_6_unloc_4, whole genome shotgun sequence, the DNA window ggagagggacggtgtTTGAGCTGATTACCGTGTAGCTACCCcaaagctcagcacagtgcttggctcagagtaagtgcttaacaaacacgttTATTACCTTCCCTGAAATCAAAAACCTTTTTGTCCTAGCCTGTTGCTTACTGATCTTCATGAgtcaggagcagcatggtgtagtgaatagagcccatgactgggagtcagaaggtcatggattttaatcttgtctctgccacttgtctgctgtgtgaccttgggcaagtcacttcatttctctctaccttctggtgcctcatctgtaaagtgggggattaagattgtgagccacacatgggacagggtctgtgtctaacctgatttgcttggatccaccccagcacttagtacagtgcctggtgcatagtaagcccttaacagataccattattattatgattattatgactcAAAATCATTAAACGTTTGTTGACCtctcacatccattcattcattcaatcatatttattgagcgcttactgtgggcagagcactgtactaagcgcttgggaattacaagtcggcaacaactagagatggtcactacccaacaacgggctcacagtctagaagggggagatagacaacaaaacaaaacatgtagacaggtgtcaaaagcgtcagaaaaaatagaagtatGGCTATATGCacgtaattaacaaaataaatagaatagcagcaCCTCATCCACCTCTTGTCACCTCTTTCCAATGGATCACACATTCTTacgggacagaggcagggatttttaaaatattatttattaggtgtttactatgtgtcagacactcttcTTAGTGCTCGGATATATAcgggtcaattaggttggacacaatctcatcccacatggggctcacagtctaaaaaaggagggagaatgggagaaatgaaggacagagaagtaaagtgacttgcccaaggtcacacagcagacaggtgtcagagttgggatgagagcccaggtcctctgtctcccaggcctgggtttgttccactaggccaagctgcttctcatggtaaaaccTCATGAAAGGCAATGCTTATCAAATTCCCACTGACACGAATCATTTGGGTCCACCTATTAGGAAACCTTTCTAGTCACTCacagatttatttcaaaagaacgcATTGAGTTAGGACTGAAATCAAAATTTaaattgttttcaattttcaaGATTGAGAACAGATTGTGTGCAAATGAACTGCTATGTCTCCTTCATTGAAACTTTAGTCCATTATTCAAATTACCTGTACATTAGGCACATGAAATAATGGAACAGGTTGTTCCTAtgaacaatatcattattatcaccatcattaataataacaatagtaatatgtactatttcccagcgcttagggtagtgcttgacacatggcaaattcttaacaaataccattaaaagtattatccggcacttacaatgtgctacactctaaggtagatacaaggtaatgagattggagaagcagcgtggcttaatgtaaagagcccgggctttggagtctgaggttatgggttcgaatcccgactccgccacatgtctgctgtgtgaccttgggccagtcacttaacttctctgagcctcagttacctcatctgtaaaatgggtattaagactgtgaaccccacatgggacaacctgatcactttgtatcccccgcagcgcttagaacagtgctttgcacatagtaagcgcttaacaaatgccaacattattattattattattggaaacagtcccaggttcacacagggttcacaaaatGTATCTTAACCACATTTGcagatgaagatgaagaaactgttgcTCAGTGAAGTAaactgactttcctaaggtcacacagtagaccagagattgaacaagggtctcctgaatcacatggccactaggcaacactatcaatcaaacaatgaatcaatggcatttatggagtgctttctgtgcgcagagcactgtagtaattacTTTGGAAAGTCCAATGGAACAAAATTCCTACTATTCTCCATGTTAGGTTTTTTTGCCCTTTCATTAAGTCTCACCCCAGCGGGTATTTCCTGGGTATTCACCTCGGTAGCTATATGTTTACCAAATTATGGCATATAATAACCTCATCTGGGCTTacgtactgtaatcaatcaaccatcaacaatatttattgagcacttattgtttgcagagtactgtactaagcacttggggaagtacaatacagcagagatggtagacacattccttgcccacaatgagctaagaaTCTTCAATGGAAGACGGGCATAAGAATAGACTgcggaaaggggaaatagtacaggATTAGAATATTTACAGCAAGTACTGAGGGGTTGAGATCATTACCACtcaatcacttaatcatatttattgagcgctttctgtgtgtggagcaacagtactaagcacttcaaagagtaaaataaaacagaatttgtagacatttcCACTGTCTACCAAGGAGTTCACAGCCTACAGGGcaaaacagacatcaatcaatctatcagtggtagttattgagcacttactgtgtgcagagcattgtactaagcgcttgggagagtgcaaaaaaacagagtttgtagacataatccttgcccacaccgaatttacagtccaaagggggagacagacgttaatctaTCCAgaggtgatatttactgaattattactgtgtgcaaagcactgtactaagcacttgggagagtacaatataatagacaggtttcctgccctcaaggagcgtgaAGTCTGAacggggaagcaggcattaatcatagtgaaggtgggaaagttgatTGACACCCATTCTGTAGCATAGACTATGTCATAAATGGATACATAAATCTCTGAGTGTTATTCAGGATATGAATCATAGGATTACTTGGATGTGTGTCCCCGggggtattttagagaagcagccgggcctagtggagagcccatgggccagggagtcagaggacctgggttctaatcctgtctctgccacttactggcagtgtgaccttgacaactcaacttctctacatctcagtttcctcaatacctgttcttcctcttacttatactatgagccccatgtgggacctgcctTTCTAGCTagttccctagcacttagcacttagttcagtgctaggcacatggtaagcgcttacaaataccacaattatgctcATTACCTGATGTTTTTTCCAGATATCTATTTTCCTTCGGTGGAGAGTTGTCTGTTTTAACTACTAACTTTCCCGCCCTTCTCAAGAACTCTCTAGAACAATTTCATTCAGATGCTAGCCCTTTTCTGAACTCTGGTCTTTTCCCAGAATCGTCCCTTACAGCCCCcattcatgtccttgttcctcagggtgtagatgagcgggttgagggtgggggtgaccacGGTGCAGAAGAGGGTCAGAAAATTGTCCAAAGTCCCAATGAAGGAGCTGTTGGTCCAGGTGTAGATCACCGTGGTGGACCAGTAGAAGAAAGTGACCACCAGGAGGTGGGACCCGCAGGTGCCCAGGGCCTTCCTCCAGACCCGAGACAACTTGATCCTCAGCACGTCCTAGGGGATGGACCCATTGGAGACCGTGATCAGGCTCAAGGGAAGGAGAATCAGGACTACAGTGCCCACGAAGAGCTGGATCTCATTGGCTCGGACGTCCACACATGACAGCTTGAGCATGGTGGGCATCTCACAGAGGGATAGGGGAAGTCACCGGTGTCCACAGCGGGGCAAGCAGAAGATGACGGTGGCCTGAATCGTGGTGTTTCCCACCCCGCCCAATAGAGTTGCGAGTGCATGACGGTGGTGTAGTGAAGTGGTCGGCAGATGGCCATGACGGCCAGAAGGTTGCACGTTGTGGATCCCAGGGCCAGGGAGATGTAGAGCTGGACTGCACAACCGACCACGGTGATGGTCTTGGAGAGCTCGGGGAGGTTCCACAGACGCTGGGGGACGATGCCGGTTGTGAAGCAGTAGTCCAGGAAggagaggtgagacaggaagaagtacatgggcttaTGGAGATGGAGATCAGGTCGGGTCACCAAAATGACGGCGGGATTGCCCACCGGGGTTAGGAGGTAGAAGATCAAGATAACCACGAAGAGGATCTTCCATAACTGGGGCTGAGCAAAGAAATTCACAACGACAAAGTCCTCCCCAGAAGTGTCATTTGgcatcatcctcatccttgtAGGAAGagcaagggaggcagggagaaagaaaggatgagagaaagagggagaggggaagagaggaaggaggagagaaaaataagagagtgcgggaaagaaaaaagagtgagagcggcaggaagagagagaggatgatAGAGAAAggtagtgggaaagagaaaaattaaggaacagtgagagagagggagtgacgGAAAGAGAGTGCAAGGGAGAAAAAAGTgatagggaaagggagaaagaggaaaatgagtCATATTAAGtgtgaagagaaaaaaagaaagagaaaaagtgagggaaagagaacgAGGGAGCGAAAGgtcaagacagagagagggaaatagatcatgagggggaaaaaacgagagagcaagggaaaatgaaagggagagaaaaagaaagagggaggaaaccgagggagtgggaggaaagggagcaagagtGAGAGGAACAGGAAAATAAGTAAGAGTGGGGAAAAGcataaaagagagaaaaagaaagagagagtgagggaaagcaagtgagagggagaaaaagtatgagAGTGATGGGGGAGAAAAGCAAGACAGAGTGAGAGAAATCATAAAGGACAGAAAAcgtgagagagaaaggggaaagagtgggagggagagaaaatgtgagagggagaaaacagtgtgagagagcaagagagacaaAAACAAGAGAGGGCGAAAGCAAGGAAATAGGGAGAGGGATGAAAAATtaagagtgggggaagagagagggagaaaaaagtgcaagaaagaatgagagggagagaaaaactggATGGAGATAGTGAAAGAGAGACAAATAGCCAGAGGACGAGAGAAAAAAATAGAGCGAGcatgaggaaaagaggaaaggaggaaaacgtatggagtgaaagggagagagaagcaggagagcaaGCGAGAAAGCGAAGCAGAGAAAAGCgagtcagtagtaataataatgataataccaataataataatggcatttgttaagcgcttagtatgtgcccagcactgttctaagcgctgggtagatgcaaggtaatcaatttgtcccacgagggacttacagttttaattcccgttttactgatgaagtaattgaggcacagagaagttaagtgacttgccgaagttcacccagcagtagcatttatcgagcaACTTACGCAGTTTCAGTGACATTCTGAGAtggtaggaatggtatttatttcactcttaATATTTGCAAAGTACAGTACTAACATCTAGGAGTGAAATAGATTTGGTCCTTGGCCCCCAGTAAGTTCCCATTCtaagacgataataataataataataacaataataatgtccaggactgagctccttatcttccctcccaaaccctatcctctcccttatccctccctcctcccttattcCGCCCTTCTTTCCCTATCatcccggtctcacctccacaacatcgccaaattctgccctttcctctccatccaaaccgctaccttactgattcaatctctcattctgtcccgactggattactgcaatggcctcctttctgatctcccatgctcctctctctccccgcttcagcctattctttcttcactctactgcccggattatcttcctacagaagcgctctgggcatgtcactcccctcctcaaaaatctctagtgtttGCCCATCaaacttcgaatcaagcaaaagctcctcactctcggcttcaaaggtctccatcacctggaccactgctacctcacctcccttctctccttctacagcccagcccgcacactctgctcctctgcttctaacctcctcactgtgcctggttctcacctgtccagctgtcgatctctggcccacgtcctaccccaggcctggtattccctccctcctcaaagccgcaaaactagctctcttggcctcttcaaagccctactgagagctcaccttctccaggaggccttccctgactgagccccgtcttttcctctgctcctcctccactccccatcgccTCGACACCCTcgctctgctctactcccttcctcagtaaatacgaatgaatgaatgaatgaatgaatgacgtcttAGCCTGCCCATCATCCTGCCGTGGCCTGTGATATGGTGCCTTgtaccgtatttatttatttgtgttaatgtctgtctccccatctagactgtaaactcactgtgggcagggaacatgtctgctaattctgctgtattgtaatctcccaggcatttagtacagtggtctgcaaatagccaataaaaccattgatcgattcactgattgattgattgtgagattgattgtggaaagagtatgggcatgggaatcagatgccgtggattctaatcccggttcttgcCATTTAtcagcagggtgaccttgggggaaTCACAACttcactgtccctcagttatcccatctgtaaaattgggattaagactgtgagttccacgtgggacaacctgtttacttatatcaaccccagtgctttgaacagtgcttggcatatagtaagctcttaacaaatactattattattattattatatgcagtggtactgaaaattggaggagctcgggttcagctgtagttgcagcaTTCCTCGTTTCGGAGAAAAATTTAAGTTGCTTGGATTTTTCTCAAGTATTTCCCTTCGAGAACAGCGTTTCTCAATAgttaacccatcaatcaatcaatagtattgattgaatatCTTTCATTTGTAGCGGCCACGTCCTGGGTACacgggagcagaggagaaaatgccaaggaggaaagagtaggatttaaccctcattttacagttgaggtaactggggcccggagaagtgaagtgattttcccagtgttacacagcagactcACGGCataccgggattaaagcccagggcttctgactcccaggcctgtgctctacccactagaccacactgcttggatgATCTAATAATTTCACCTCCATTCATCCCGCAGTaccctatttccccacaaggaagaaatggccaACCTCATGGCAGTGAGGAAATTCCTCCTGGTGAGTTTCCTCCTGGTCGGAAAGCCggtagctgcagctggtccaggacacgctgttcctccttgtctacctggcggccctgacggggaatctcctcatcatcgcggTCACCGCCCTCGATCAccacctccacacacccatgcactcttcctcaggaacgtgcccattcctcgacctctgctacatctccgtccagtccccaaatccgtccacaactccctgacgaaCCACGGATAAATTTTTGTCCCGGACTGTAatctctcaagtcttcttagtAATCACCCTTAAGGGTTGTGgaagtggccctgctcacggtgatgttctGTGACCGCTTCGCCACCACCTgtcgccccctgcgctatgaggccATCATAGACGGAGGGGCTGGTGCGAAGATGCgccgccgcctcgtggctcagtgggggcctgtacGGAGGCATCCACGCCGCCTTgaatttctccttcctcttctgtgACATCAACGCCATCCATCAGTTTTTatgcgacatcccttccctcatctggcTCGCCGCTCCAAACGCTGCAGTGATGAGATCGCCGTTATGGGCCTCAGCGTGTTTCTGGGCCTCGGGtgtttcgtctccatcgtcgtctcatacgtgtgcatcttccggaCCATGCTGACGATGCCAGCCGCCAAGGGCTGGGCCAAACCTTCCTCTCCgaccccgccccatcccagttctcttttctcatcgccacccctcttccgcCTCtcgccgcccaggcccccgccatctcattcccatccaaatccttcgcacccctcgcaccctttctcctctctcccctccctccacagctgcagtCGTGTAACCTATGGAACGCCCGCTCCATTAAAGCTAAGCTCCCATTCATCCTTGATctgttcctttcccgctctctcttcctcctcgcccGAGTGACACGGTTTCTActgctgctctctcattcattcattcattcattcattcattcaatcgtatttactgagcgctttatgtgtgcacagcactgaactaagcgcttgggaggtacaagtcggtaacatatagagacggtccctacccaataataggctcacgttctagaagggggagacagaggaggtcttttctccctcttccccagactCACCGAAAAAGGAGGTGTCGACTTCTTTCTCGCaccacaatgtcgctttcacactatcctcccccttccctttccttcccctcctttgaagtccatattactcgcctctcccatcccctccagattcccctcatcaactctgaaatccctctctcggaTCATAAACTTCTCACTTGCCTCTTCACTCACACACCTCCCCCCTCTAAATCTATACTACTACCCAACAGAAACCTCCgcactctcgaccccatccatcttgctCAGCTCATcacagagagcagcgtggctcagtggaaacagcctgggtctgggagccagaggttcccacttgtcagctgtgtgactttgggcaagtcacttaacttctctaggcctcagttacctcatctgtaaagtggggattaagactgttagccccatgtgggacaacctgatcatcaggacatctccacctggatgtctgcctgccaccgaaaactcaatatgtccaagactgaactccttgtcttccctcccaaaccctgccctctccctgactttcccatctctgttgacggcactaccatccttccccgtctcacaagcccgcaaccttggcgtcatcctcgactccgcactctcattcacccttcgacatccaagccgtcaccaaagcctgccggtctcagctccgtaacgttgtcaagatccgccgtttcctctccatccaaaccgctaccctgctcgttcaagctctcagcctatcccgtctggactactgcatcagccttctctctgatcttccatcctcgtgtctctccccacttcaatccacacttcatgctgctgcccggattgtctttgtccagaaacgctcttgggcatgttactcccctcctcaaaaatctccggtggctaccaatcaatctgcgcatcaggcaggaaactcctcaccctggacttcaaggctctccatcaccttgccccctcctacctcacctcccttctctccttctacagcccaccccgtaccctccactcctctgccactaatctcctcactgtacctcgttctcgtcctgccatcgacccccggcccacgtcatcccccggcctgtaatgccctcccctgtgcccgtccgccaagctagctctcttcctcccttcaaggccctactgagagctcacctcctccaggaggccttcccatactgagccccttccttcctctccccctcgttcccccctatatcccccccatcttaccttccttCCCtacgccacagcacctgtataatatgtatatataggtttgtaaatatttattactctatttattatttatttaacctgtacatatctattctatttattttattttgttgtacgtttggttttgttctctatctcccccttttagactgtgagcccactgttgtgtagggactgtctctatatgttacaaacttgtacttcccaagcgcttagtacagtgctctgcacacagtaagggcttaataaatacgattgattgattgattgatcttgtatccccccagcgattagaacagtgcttcgcacatagtaaacacttaacaaatgccattattatcaatatcattatcACACCACCCCCGTCGCCTCCCTACCCTctcctacccactcttgatgaccagaatACTGCTCTCAACTACACCCTATCTTACTCAACTCAGCTCGCtcgcttcccctctcccttcaccgctctcgcatTACTCACCCACGGGCCCTTggttcactgccactgtctgcctcctttattCTTATGCTAGAGCTTCTGAAAGCTGCTGAAGAAAGTCTTAAGCACCAAGCCAACCGTGTTCACGTTAAATTGATCCTTTCCGTCcttatctctgccctctccttttccaggaaaaactatttttcctcccttattgacacccatgcccatcaaccccgtcagctgttccggacatttaacttcctcctcaagcgCCCTATTCCtactcctcctccattcctcagccccaacgatctggcctcctactccattagtaaaattaacaccagtcaaatctgagctccccaaagtcaccactcccccttctcccactccacctcttTCAACCCTCTCTACTATTCTCCCATACTTCCCAGTAGTACCTTCAGATGAGATATCCTCCCTACTCTTAAGTCCAGTCCATCCATGTGTGCCTCGGACTCTAttacctctcattttatgaaaactctcgccccttccctccctccccgtcttaatttccatcttcaaccgctcactcactactggttccttcctctctgtcttcaaacatgcccacgtctccccccctCCTAAaatacccctctcttgaccccagtgCCCCTTCTagatatcgccctatctccctcctaccgtttctttccaaactcctacaaCGAGTCGTTTACACTCgctgactcgaattcctcaactccaactctcttctagaccccgtccaatctggcttccattccctacattccaccgaaacagCCCTCTTAAGGGTCACCAataaccttcttcttgccaaatctaatggctcctactgtattatcatcatcatcatcaatcgtatttattgagctcttactgttgtgcagagcactgtactaagcgcttgggaagtacaaattggcaacatatagagacagtgcctacccaacagtgagctcacagtctaaaaggagggagacagagaacgaaaccaaacatactaacaaaataaaataaatagaatggatatgtacaagtaaaataaataaataaatagagtaataactatgttcatacatatatacatatatacaggtgctgtggggaaggaaaggaggtaagatgcgggggatggagagggggacggaggggggagaggaaggaaggggctcagtctgggaatcctcCTCGACCAATCAGCTGCTCTTCGACActtttggaccacccccttctcctcaacacgctatccaaccttggtttcacagattccgtcctctcctaattctcctgtatctctctggctgttcattctcagtctccttcgcgggcttcttctccccatttcattcccttactgtagcggtccctcaaggatcagttcttggcccccttctgttctctatctatactcattgggaactaattcgctcccacggcttcaactatcttctcttcgcgaatgacacccaaatctacatctccgcccctgctctctctcccctccctccaggctcatatctcctcctggcttcagacgttgttgccaatttgtacttcccaagcgcttagtacagtgctctgcacatagtaagcgctcaataaatacgattgatgatgatgatgacgtctccatctggatgtatgcccaccatctaaaccttaacatgtccatgactgaggtccttatcttccctccaaaatcctgtcctctccctgactttcccgtcactgtagacggaactaccacccttcccgtctcacgggcctgcaacgttggtgtcatccttgactctgctctctcattcaccccacatatccaatccatcaccagaacctgcccgatctcaccttcacaacatcgccaaaatctgcgcTTTCCTCGTCCATCCAGAatgctaccttgctggtccaatctctcatctatcccgactggattactgcatcaccctcctttctgatctcccatcctcctgcctttctccacttcagtctatacttcactttgctgcccggattttctttgtacagaaacgctcaagGTATGtagttcccctcctcaaaaatctacaatggttgcccgtcaacctattaatcaagcaagaactcctcactcccggcttcaaggctctccatcacctcgccacctcctacctcacctcccttctctcccctctacagcccatcccgcaccttccgctcccctgatgctaacctcctcactgtgccttgttctcgcctgtctccaccgttgacccctggcccaggccTTTCCTctcatctggaatgccctccctcccacacactgccaaactagctctcttcctccttcatatccctACTGAGaactaacctcctccaggaagccttttcatattgagctcccttttcctctcttccttccctccccatcgcctccctctgccctacccccttccgctccccacagcatttggatacatttgtacatatttactattctacttattttacttctacatatttactattccattcattttattattgtgtgcatattgctataaatccatttattctgatggttttgacacctgcctacttgttttgttttgttatccatctcccccttctagactgtgagcccgttgttgagtagggaccatctctatatgctgccgacttgtgcgtcctaaacgcttagtacagttctctgcacagagtaagcgctcaataaatacgattgaatgaatgaatcaaatgaaaaGAACacttgtcctctgccatatttattgagcgcttactgtgtgccaagcactgtactaaaaaaaatACCCTCCTGCTAGATTAAGATAGATAGGGGGTAGACTGGTAACATAGTTATCACCTCTATTTATAATTTACTCTCCaaaccgcttagtatagtgctctgcacacagtaagcacttaattaatgtcatCAATTGACTAATTCAAGTAGTACAATTTgttcctcgatcttgtctatctcactgccaaccctttgtccaaatcctgcctctggcctagaacacgtTTCACCCCTTTATGTCTGAcggaccaacactctccccatcttcagaagccttatttaaatcccatcccctccaagaggctttcaccgacctaagccctcatttctcttgctTATTCTCCTTTGTTTGTCATCTACGTGCTTAGATTTGAGAcctatgggcatttgatattccttaTACACTGTGTTGAGCGACTGGATTAAAGCCCAGCCACACacattcactcctctaacgccaacctttccacagtacctcaatcttgtctatagaACAGACgatctctcgcccatgtcctgccctggcctggaacaccctccctcctcaaatccaacagacattgacaaaagccttattgaaggaagatttcctccgaaaggccttcctgactagccatcatttccttttccccgAG includes these proteins:
- the LOC119921676 gene encoding putative olfactory receptor 2B8; protein product: MRMMPNDTSGEDFVVVNFFAQPQLWKILFVVILIFYLLTPVGNPAVILVTRPDLHLHKPMYFFLSHLSFLDYCFTTGIVPQRLWNLPELSKTITVVGCAVQLYISLALGSTTCNLLAVMAICRPLHYTTVMHSQLYWMPTMLKLSCVDVRANEIQLFVGTDVLRIKLSRVWRKALGTCGSHLLVVTFFYWSTTVIYTWTNSSFIGTLDNFLTLFCTVYWNFHLSSELTKQLENKEDISASVPCSILS